The Tubulanus polymorphus chromosome 4, tnTubPoly1.2, whole genome shotgun sequence genomic interval GATTCAATCGTACACAACataaattaatataatatattacaTTAATACAATCTGTTATATTACTACTGATGAGATTtatgttgtattttcattacaaaataagaACAGTTTCTATTCTATCGATTGgataattcttttcttttcaaaatgatagaaattaaGTACATTGAATGCACATTGACAATAATAGCGCGACACCTTATCCGAATTGAGAATCATGATAATTAAAGGCGTTCCTCAATGAATCAAATTCTCTGATTTAACCGAGTAAAGAGGAGTCGACTGTAATAAGAATTCTGCACATTATGAATGAGTAGTTCTCTAATCTATTATTAGCACAGTTTTTTTAATGAGTCCTATCTATTGATCCGTCTGTCGGTCACGGAGTATTTTCCCTCCAATCCTCGCTGCCCTGATTCGAATTCTCCTCCGATTCCTCTGAATCTAAGCCTAAAACTCCGTCGTATATATACTCGTATAGATTCTTCACAGGTTTTTCGCGGCCTTTCAGTTTTGAACAAACATTCTGATTATATTGCTGAATCTGCGCCCATAAATCACCTACAAATATCGAGAAaggaaaaaaaagattatctTAAATCattcttttttcataaataataattttgcacGTATCGTTCTGCAGCCCGGGCCCCGCACTCTCAACTCATTCTATACTGTATCAATATCCTTCAAGGTTTTGATCGTCCATACATGATCAGGCCTTCACCCCGAAACattacaaaattaaaattctgACGACATCAGAGAGATTTCATTAgcaaaactgatcatccagaTCCACGCCATATAACATAATTGGATAAGATTTATTCCCGTACTGACCTACAGTGAGATCATGCTCTACTGCGAACTTATGCATTTCGTAAAGTTGAGTAGAAAATTGAGAATCGGCGAATGTGAAATACGCAACATCTCTTTTAGCTTCTGCTGCCGCCATTAACTGAATTAAACCTACAAAACAACAAATGTCAAATAGTTTTTTTGTGTTAATTTTTATACGAATCTTCCAAACATATTCTACGATTAAATAAACAGATCCGAAACCTTTCAATCGTTTATCTCCTCCGAACGCCCCGCAACCCCAGTTTCCAGTGGCTATAGCTGAGAGATGTTTAGCAGCAACTCCTGAATTCACAAATCCAGAAAACGCCTATAATAATAGAAACATAAATAATACATACAAAACATCCTGCAATCAATGCTGAGaaacaggatccagttccacagttgtgagttagagttaactgtgaactcagggtccagttccacagttgtgtgttagagttaactctgaactcaggatccagttccacagttgtgagttagaattaactgtgaactcaggatccagttccacagttgtgagttagagttaactctgaactcaggatccagttccacagttgtgtgttggagttaactctgaactcaggatccagttccacagttgtgagttagagttgaatctgaactcaggatccagttccacagttgtgtgttaGAGTTGaatctgaactcaggatccagttccacagttgtgtgttaGAGTTGaacttagttcattttcaatgagttaactctgagtcaaatcttaacccaaaactggaactgggtcctgagcaTTATGTACAGAGAAACTGCGCTTGCCACAGAATCCAGACCGCCTCAAACTATCACGAGCCTCGTCagactaaatatttggaattcTTCAACATTCTATTCATGCGATAAAGACCCATCGTCGCTACGACTGCCCCAGTCATTCAATGGTTCTGCTAGATCAGACACAAGCGCTTTTTACTGTAAAAATACGTTTTGGAATCAGAATCGATGTTGCTACCTTGGTAAGTTCTCTATTAACATAGCTAGGACGGAACTGCTGACTGAACTGTCGAACAACTAAAGCATCGATCGCCAAAACATCGGTACATCTTCTCTTCCAACTGTCTCTGCAATAACGACATCAAAAACCAAGATCTTCAATCCGTACAGTTTAAAGATGCAATGGTTTCTCGAAAATACAAACGCTCTTTTTGTTCTCACCTCGGGGTGGAGTCTACGTAATTACCATCCCAGATAAATGAATCTGAATATCCTTTATAATTACTGAATCTCTCACAACCTGTAATCAGTTTCAGAAAATCACTGTAATCAATGGGTAATCCCTACGAGAACTCATCATTATTGTGATTAGCTAGAACTTGCCTAGAACTAACCTAGAACTAGAACCTAGAACCTAGAACATCTAGAAACTCATCTAAAATTCATCTAGAAACTCACCTGTCATGAGAAGTACTTCATTGGCTAGTAACGCTTCGGTGAATAATCGCGAAACAATCATCTCAGGACAGATCATAAATCTGATTTCCTCTTGCACTAATCCCTGTCGTAGCACACCTCCTCCTATAAACCTGTTCGCAAAATCTGCCTGTTTAAATTAGAAACAAAACACTTCCTCATTTGACTAGTATAGGcccagcagattgtctgatgGGTGCAGGAATCAGACAGAAGATTGTCTGAGaagtgcagggtacagacagcagattgtctgaggggtgcaGGATACAGagagcagattgtctgaggggtgcaGGGCACAGagagcagattgtctgaggggtgcaggatacagacagcagattgtctgaggggtgcaGGGCACAGagagcagattgtctgaggggtgcagggcacagacagcagattgtctgaggggtgcagggtacaaacagcagattgtctgaggggtgcaggatacagacagcagattgtctgaggggtgcagggtacagacagcagattgtctgaggggtgcaggatacagacagcagattgtctgagagggtgcagggtacaggcagcagattgtctgagaggtGCAGGATACGTTATAACTGACCTGTAATAATCCATGACCATCGTCTTCTATAGTACCACTAGCCGATACGTATAATCTGTGTAGTTTAGCTGTGCTGCTGTTCCACTGAGGAGAATTCTTCAATATCCGTCTCGTAAATGTAACATTTCCAGTCGGCACTAAAAATATAGTTAGAAATTTCAACCTTAAACGTGGCATAAGATAGAATGGCGACCAGTACAAAAACTACTACTTACTGTTTGATACAACTCTTTTGAAATAgtgaaaaatacatttcaatttctcgaTGGTTCTCGTAGAAGGTCCATTTCTGCCAGCTTGAAATAATCTAAAAGCACAAACAAGTATAACCTatgttttcaaaaacaactGAAATTCATTCACAATAAAGATAACCCTGCTCAGTCTGGATCATCTGGGACCGATGAAATTGAACAGGTTtatgaaaattacaaaaatattcaaaatccagttccacagttctctcAGTTAAGTTTGAGACTCTTCAATCAAATCAGTTCCATTGATCCTGATTAAGCACCGGGCCTTAACAAGTTTTCAAATAATTACCCGGTGAAATTGATGTCGGGAAAGTTGGAATATTctgattgtttttgtttactGTTTCGACGAGGGAATGTACAGAAGAAAGCGTTCGCTAATAAACAGGCGATCTGCTGTTGACTGAACGTTATACTGTGAGATGAACCAGCTCGTAATAACGGAATTCCCTACAATCAAAGTTACACGAAGAAACATGTGTATTTTTGCTACAATATAAACAATACCCACTTCATTACCACGATGTATGCCGTGTCAATACTAAATAAATTACCCCTAAATAGATTCATCATTCCAGATACTCAAAGATGTTTTTACCTGTGTACAAAGTTCGGGAAGTTTTAAAGTCAATGCCATCATACCGGGAAGAACGTTTTCAAATATCTCTTTAGATTCAATATCCGTCAGAACCTAAAAAGAGGAAAAACAATTCTTACTCAAActgttcaaaaataaaaaacaccaGGAAGTTCATGTACATGAGCTTGACACGTTCACTGCTAATTTACGAGATATCTCATACAtcaggagccagttccacagttgtcaaCTACAAGGTAACTCGTAGTAACAATCGGGAAGGAACAAACTTGACATCAGCGAACATTGTTAACCTACCTCATTAAAGAAACTATGTAACCCTGCAAAAttccatttattttcataacgCGTGTTGTAACTAAGAATTGATTCCTGAAATCAACAATGAGAaagttttaaatcatcaaccaGACACAATTCAAACTGGACATGTACCGGGACTCAAAGTAGCAGCAGATGAATAGAGAAATTTCATATGGTCAATAGCATATCAACATTTccagttttccaggtttttttttaaatttgtcaaattctgTCAATATCTTCTGagattttctagatttttctgattcccgaGTTCTCCAGTTCAGTGGCCACCTTCAAATGCATCCATTGAGATCAAGGTAAACTTCATACAATAAATCCAGCGTCATAAagttaattcaattcattgaaTGCGAGTTAAATTTGTAATACAAACCTCTATATCATATGAAGAGGTATGTTCAGCAGTAAGTGCCTTTCTGATGACATCCCAGCGCTGTTGTAACTCCTTCTGACCGGGCTATAATAAAACAAACATCAATTCAGTGACCAGCAGACGACTGACCCCATTAAACTGACCAGCCCTTTTTGGCAGTATCCCGATATCCCAAGGGTATTAGATTTTTCATTGAGATACTagaaattgcaatgaaacaatCCCAACAGAATACTTCaacatttctatttcagtCATTTCCAGTGTTTTCTAGATTATAAACTAAAATCCAATGGAGGATCTTGTATCCCGAGAAGTAACTAGAATTGTATAAATCAATATACTCACCACCAGTTCGACTGGGTATAGATTCTCTTTAGAGCACGGCATACGGACATGATTAGCATCCCAAACGTCGGTGTAAACCCTCGGGTAGGGAAACGGTACATTCTTACTCGGAGAATCATACTAGAAAATATACATAGATTTCTAATGAATTCTTATACGGATTCGTGTTATGTTTGAATACATCACAGAGTTGTAAGTTACATTAGTATTAATGAGTACGGTATGGTTTGGATTAGACTTCAGCGCAGGTAATGGCAGACTACAATCCGGTATCGAATTCATCTCTTGTAGCGGAAAACCCTGAAATCAATCGGAGAAATGTTTGTCAATAAAAAACACCAGTGAGCACCTGCTCCAGAATTAACATAAGATGATTGAAACACTTACCTTTCCTGTATCTTCTCCAGCGTCAAGATTAACGTTCGCTGATGTAAATGAATCTTGAGATTCCGTCAATTCTTCTGAACTGCGTCATAAAATTACAGTAAACCGAACTGATTAAACAATTTTCACTTTTAAAATCGCTTTCCAGAGaatgaaatagaaacattTGTAACTTACTCAGAGAATAACGGAGCTGAATTGTCCAATGTTTGACTGCATTCTCCGTACGAGTCAGCCGAGTCTTGTTTCAGTAAGGAGGGCGCTTGATCTAATATTGAAAGAAAACTAGTCTATATAATGATGACTATCAGAGATGACTAGAGATGACTATATGATGATGACTAGAGACATATAAACCATAATGAATGATGTTATACCTTTTGATGTACTTTCAACAGCTGAACTTGATTTCCTTGTCAACGCTCTGAAAACATTTTAAGCCaagatattattttcatgaaatatcattgtacATATTTGCAGGCCTTATAAACTACAAAATgaacagaaaataaaacgtAGTCTTTGAAACAATAAGGCTGGGTAGGAATATTGAATAATGACCTGTTTTCAGCGGCTGCCGCCAGTTTTTCTCTCATTTTAGGATCCATATCGTCATCCATAGTGttttctgaaataattctgaattCATGTCTCCGGTTTTCCCAAAATACACAATAATAGTAGACCTATTCACAACAATAATTCAGAATTTGATAAGGTTTACCTAATGTTTGATGTTTGACATTTTCCGTTCTGACTTCCAAATGAGAATGGTTCTCAACTCTCTTGACAGTTCGACTGATGGCTGTGTTGCTGCTGGTGACAGTTCCACTGATGGCTGTGTTGCTGCTGGTGGCTGTAGAtggtttagttttatcgctgcttGTGTCAGTGTTCTTCGACGAAGTGGAAGAGAAGAAACTGCTAATGTCCGATTGTTTCAATCTTTTCCTCGGTGGAAGTTCACTCATTCTACAAATACATTTATACCAGTTGTTGCTCAGTCGTGGTGTAATTACAACAATGAACATAATATTGAAGCTGGGAATTTCATCATATACGGCAATCATTTACCATCGCAAAGAAGGCCATAGGCATAAGTTTGATGTCCTTGTGAAGAACGACATAAATCATTCTTTCTAAGGGTGCTTCcataaaaattcaaaagtcATACGGCTACTAAATGGGATGTCTTCTTTTGTACATGGTTTTATTTAGCACTTTTAATTAACCctgattttattattattatggatGGCAGCGTCAGGGCTGTTGATTCAGACTTCTCGGCTGAGAAAAAAAAGCCGCTTGATGTTTCACTAGTATTGATGTTAATCCTTTCATTTCGTCGGATGTGACATCGCCGGATTAAACTCGGGAGAAATTCTTTACTTTATTCGTCTCGTAATtcactgaattgaattggatttatcattatcagcaacataaaataaaaagaaacgaACCTCCTATCTGAGCAAAAACATACTCTTCTGATGTGTCTCAATAATGGTCACAATAGCGACAAGTTTATAGTCATTTCAGTCGTTTCAATCCAGTAAAATCGGCTTAAATTCAATCTTCGAATTATATTTGAGCAATAAATTGACGAATTTGTATTTATGAATATGGACTGGGATCTGGGAACAAACACCGATTTTGTCTAGATTAGATTCGAattggttcgaatcccgatatattgaatttattcagACTTTTTCAAGCTTTACCATTAATAATCTAAGCGTCACAATCATACCAAAGTAGagcattgttttaatttcataAGTCCGCTACTCCTAAGTTGTATGAATGTAATTAGAATAAAGTCAATAGTGAGTTAGATTTGATCCCCTGTCGAAAAACCGACATTCACCCTTTTAGCATCCATATTGGAATACCTACAAGATGGTGAGCTATATTTCCGGCTTTAAATATCGCCTTTCATCCACTATTTAGACTTTTCTTTTCATGTGGAAAATCTCTTAATAGAAACAATAATTCATAATAGTCACTTTAAGACGTTCACATGTTTCTTAATCCGGTTTTAACTCGAGTAAAATTACCCGTAAAGTTACGTGGTCCCCATCCTTCTTCGACATCACTTCCTATAATTTGATTCGTAAGATTTTAATTCGACGATGTTTTGTTTCAGGCTGAATCGACAGCGACTCTTCGCACCAGAAAGTACATGTCCAACCGCCTGCTGTCCAGGAAACAGATGGtaaattatttacatatttcaaaTCGTAAAATGAAGTCGAATTGATGCTGaaagattcaattcaatgtcAATGATGTAAAAATATCCGATATAGGGCTATAATATAAGCAGCTCAATACAACGCAGATGACAAACTATGTAAAGCTTATCAATGGAATGCAAGATCGTATTTTTAAAATCAGCAAAGTATTGCTTGACATAGTCATAGTTAGCCACTGACATTGAcaagtcggggaattttcattgaaatgtctgggaattttgcaagaaaaaaagCTATAAGTCGGGGGAAAAAGTGGCCATCCCGATTatatcattgatttattttcggtAAATTCAGTAGATAAATGTTACATTTGATGTATATTTATAGGTGGTTGATGTGTTACATCCTGGACGATCGACCGTACCGAAAACTGAGATCCGTGAGAAACTCGCTCGCATGTATAAAACCACCCCCGACGTCGTCTTCGCGTTCGGCTTCAAGACGAAATTCGGCGGCGGACGAACAACTGGATTCGCTCTCATTTATGAAAGTTTAGATTTAGCGAAGAAGTTCGAACCGAAATACCGATTGGCGAGAGTAAGTTTGATTCATATTTCAGTGTGTGTGTACACCGCAGtacggtgtataaatcggtgttTGGCTTCGCTAGTACATTGCATCGatgtgtattgatgttattagtaataAATAGGTTGTTATCAGTATTTTAGTGAGAAATTTGAGCAACTAACAATAGCAACAAAGACAAACAAACTcctgggctgggtttcatagacttGGAATgaaaatagtccctgggaatattttgaaatttgtcagttataaccatggtttctcattgtaactatggtggttgtcactcagattgaggatttaccccctagggataactttggtactgagtctatgaaaccgggccctggagtggaatttttaaacaatttctaattatctccagcactgtgcagtgaaagggttaagagaagtttattttagttcattttcaattgaaaatgttgtgGGTGATGTTCTATTCGCATCTGAAGTACGATCGAAAGATATCCTTTATAACGCCGCAGTTAGGACCGATGAAAAACAAAGCGTTATAACGAATTAAGCAGCATTATGTGAATGAAGAAGGAATGGTATTTccattgaatttaattgagttaaaattagcAAATTCGTTCTCTGAGAAATTATGTTGGCTTAAAAGTGAGCAGTGGATGGCATCGTTATAACGGAAATAGACTGTTGTGACGAAGTAGGAAATATCTAAGGGGTTGTAGGGTCCAGGCTTCAGGCCTGGTGTAACCTGCATGAATACAGTGAATAAATAACTctgaattgattaattatgtGATTAATATTACAGCACGGAATAGAGGTTGAGAAACCGAAGGGTTCGAGCAAACAGAGAAAGGAGTTGAAGAACCGAAGGAAGAAGGTCCGAGGTACGGCCAAGTCTAAGATCGGTTCCAGTGGCAAGAAATAATCCAACGGTTCTGAATGTTACATTTGTAAAATacgtataaaaaataaatacctGAACAAGTGGAATTTTCTGTGTTGTTTCTGTTGAGAGGATTTATTTACAAGTTTAACTGCTGGACCAGAATTGTTTGAAAAGCAACCACGGATGTGTTAAGTCTAGAAGATCTTGAGGCATAACTAGAATTTATGGAAACTGCTGGTCAAATCCAACCGGACAGAATTTTCTGGGATAAGCAAAGAGGCTACCTGTAAGTGATAAGCACTAAGCAGGTCtccttgccaggggtccggtatcgctcACGAACTCgaggaacagctttagcgtagtgggttcgaatcccttgatgTGTGAAGATGGCCTGACTGGCAACAAAATTGAGTGACTatcgaccgtctagtgctgccgaAAATTACGGCAAAAAGTGGAACTAACGCAGAAGTCGGTCATGTGGTTtgttcaaaatggcggcgccCATGGTAAAATTAAGTCTGAGGTAAAAATTCTTTAATTGAACATAATGCCCCAAAAAAGAACTTTTTTTTTGAGAAAATACACAAAGGCTAATTCAGAAGTTTGATATCAGACTATGCCTAATTCGGTTGGaagcataatttttttctaacgaACAAGAAACCAAGTTTAGGTACTTGATAGGATAAAAACTTGGTTATCAAACCActggtttaccgagataatTAGAAAGATGCTTCCTCGAATTTGATATAGTATTTTTCTATGTACTCTGTAACTGCAGGCTGTTCCCGAGTGTGGCAGGTAAATTGTTGTACTGTGCAAGATGCTACAGCTCCCGTAATATATTAACCTTATACGAGAGAGGCATACTACAATCAGTGTTTCCTGAGAATCGGTATGTAGCATaatcctgttatttatttgattgatagatatgttttttatttggtGTCTGAATTTCTGAAGTCCAGCACTTAAGTGCAACATCAGTAATGAATCAGAATGAGTTATTAATTGGCAAAATAGCTTTTTGCCCCACAGAAATAAAGTAATTattggtgaaatatttaaatttccagCACGCCGGATATAGTGAAACATCTACGCAGTTCTTCATGTTGTGTTTACGCCGGTTTCGACCCGACCGCTGATAGTTTACATATCGGTAATTTACTGGTTCTGATTACATTAGTTCACTGTCAGAGAGCTGGGCACAGAACCATTTCATTGGTAAGTTCAAATCCTCAAAATTTCTTCCGGTAATTTTCCGTTTCCTGGCAGTCTATGTGAAAAGGGCACATTGCTCTCGAATATGAAAAGGGGCATCATCCATAAAAGATAGAAATGTGTCTAAAGATTGTGAAAAATGGTATTATTTTTCTATCAGAAGGTACAGCACCACTTCCAAAATGCCCTTTTCGTAATCATTTTGCCCTAAATATCTGCTACAACCCTCAGATCATGCCATCAGATCAATCCTTACCCTACCATCcctattcataaatgaacaatccCCTCAAACTAGTATATTTCACTGATGATGTATTACAGATCGGTGGTGCTACTGGACTGATAGGGGATCCATGCGGTCGCAAGAAAGAACGTGAATCGATCGATGAATCTCAgcttaagaaaaatatgaaaggaattcgaaaaaatatcgaaaatattttcactaatcaCGAATCGTTTTTATGGCAAGATAAGGATGATTTAGCAAAGAATGTGTAAGTCGAGATATCAGTTCTCAAAGATAACAGTAGAACATGCTTACCGTAAGTGATTTTTACTGTATCTAGCTTTATTtactttatcattatttttcagaattttagaTAATTCTAAATGGTACAGCGATCAAAATCTGATCGAATTCATGTCTAAAATTGGGCGACAATTTCGAATGTCGACGATGTTGCGAAAAGAAAGGTAGGTATTTCAACGCTCCATTAAAATCAGTGGTACGGttatttagatttaagaccagtttaaaaaCCACCTTCAGTTCTAAAGCTAAATCTAATCCAGTCACAATTGAGACCATTTTACGATGTTCGCACTTAACGCTTACTGTATGTCTACAACAATCAAGAATGGAATGTTTTGTAAATTATCCCCAACTGTTTCGGGTATTGATAAGTCAGCACTGATAGGGTTAAGTCATGACTCTTCAACTAAGCCCAGCAgattttgtatgatatttatccaatatattttcagtgttCAATCGCGGTTAAAAAGCGTAGAAGGCATGAGTTACACAGAGTTctcatatcaaatattccagGCTTATGATTGGCTGCATTTATACAACAACTATAACTGTTCAATTCaggtatatatttcaatggcTTATAGCCTACTTAGATGAATTTAGTTAACCTACACAACTCTCCTCATCCAGATTTTCTAATGCTTTAAATGCCTCAGAGCAATGTCTTACACTGAATACTGCACCATAAATGGCATCAAtacaatgatgataattctagtattttttctcttCTGCGTTTAACTGATATTGAATGCATTGTAGATCGGAGGACACGATCAATTAGGAAATACAATCGCCGGTTATGAATTGATCACTTCTCTGTCGAAACAACCTCAAGTTTATGGTACATCCGACCTTTCATTCTAAGATCAAAAGAATCCTGTAAAATCTTGTTTatgcatttatttttgtatgCATTTCATGTTTATTTACTGTAGGTTTAACGGTTCCTTTAGTGACGACATCGAGCGGTGAGAAGTTGGGTAAATCAGCGGGTAACGCGATCTGGCTGGACTCGCGTAAAACATCTCCTTTTAATTTCTACCAGGTGAGAGCAGCCAGTAACTCtagattcaaaatcatttctttACCTAAATAACTGACTAGATACTACAATCAAAATAGCTTAGTTACaagatacagtagactccgcttgaGTCAGATCTGATCAACTAGtttgtttaaatattattGTGACactatttcaaaagatttgacttgagcagagtctactgtacaatCAAAATCGTTCAGTTTACCTCAGTAAtgtgattttcatttaaactTTGTTTTTCTTAAAGCATTTTATCAACGTAGCAGACGCTGATGTTCTGAAATACTTGAAATTGTTCACGTTTTTACCTCAAAATGAAATCGACGACCTCATGAAGGCTCAGGGCGTAAGTTCAACCTCGCAACTCGCCTTTTTTGTGGTTTCAGTGTTGCTTGAGATTTTATCGAACAGATCGCAACAAATGAAAATTTCCTTTTCGTAGAAAAATCCCGAATCTCGAGCGGCTCAGAGAAAACTAGCTGAACAGGTCACTCTGCTGGTGCACGGAGGTATACAACAGTTTTAGATAGAGTTAAAAATACCCGCTTAATCAGTTTAGTTTGGATGATTTTGAAGTTGTAAAATTTTTATCTGCTACAGTTAATCtatgatgtatttaaaatttgaggcttaaaaaatgataccttgtttctcctaaatAGGCCGGGATTattttattgtatatttgatCAAATAAGTCTTCATCTTTCAGAGAATGGACTGAAATTGGCGGAATTGAGCACCGATATTTTGTATAACCAATCGACTGAAGCTCTGTTCGCTTTGAGcaaagatgaattaaaaaagatttttaacaGTTCACCGATTGTATCGATAACACTAGAACAGGGTTTAACAGTTCTGGATTTAGTAGAGCAGGCGAAATGTTTCTCGCGACCGGGTAGGTGATGATTCAATCTTACAAAACACGGCTTTAACTGAAGTTCACTTATCTCATCATAGCTAGGACAATCATTGAC includes:
- the LOC141903603 gene encoding poly(ADP-ribose) glycohydrolase-like: MSELPPRKRLKQSDISSFFSSTSSKNTDTSSDKTKPSTATSSNTAISGTVTSSNTAISRTVKRVENHSHLEVRTENVKHQTLENTMDDDMDPKMREKLAAAAENRALTRKSSSAVESTSKDQAPSLLKQDSADSYGECSQTLDNSAPLFSDSEELTESQDSFTSANVNLDAGEDTGKGFPLQEMNSIPDCSLPLPALKSNPNHTVLINTNYDSPSKNVPFPYPRVYTDVWDANHVRMPCSKENLYPVELVPGQKELQQRWDVIRKALTAEHTSSYDIEESILSYNTRYENKWNFAGLHSFFNEVLTDIESKEIFENVLPGMMALTLKLPELCTQGIPLLRAGSSHSITFSQQQIACLLANAFFCTFPRRNSKQKQSEYSNFPDINFTGLFQAGRNGPSTRTIEKLKCIFHYFKRVVSNMPTGNVTFTRRILKNSPQWNSSTAKLHRLYVSASGTIEDDGHGLLQADFANRFIGGGVLRQGLVQEEIRFMICPEMIVSRLFTEALLANEVLLMTGCERFSNYKGYSDSFIWDGNYVDSTPRDSWKRRCTDVLAIDALVVRQFSQQFRPSYVNRELTKAFSGFVNSGVAAKHLSAIATGNWGCGAFGGDKRLKGLIQLMAAAEAKRDVAYFTFADSQFSTQLYEMHKFAVEHDLTVGDLWAQIQQYNQNVCSKLKGREKPVKNLYEYIYDGVLGLDSEESEENSNQGSEDWRENTP
- the LOC141903600 gene encoding small ribosomal subunit protein eS24-like, with the protein product MAESTATLRTRKYMSNRLLSRKQMVVDVLHPGRSTVPKTEIREKLARMYKTTPDVVFAFGFKTKFGGGRTTGFALIYESLDLAKKFEPKYRLARHGIEVEKPKGSSKQRKELKNRRKKVRGTAKSKIGSSGKK
- the LOC141904054 gene encoding tyrosine--tRNA ligase, mitochondrial-like, whose product is MVKLSLRLFPSVAGKLLYCARCYSSRNILTLYERGILQSVFPENRTPDIVKHLRSSSCCVYAGFDPTADSLHIGNLLVLITLVHCQRAGHRTISLIGGATGLIGDPCGRKKERESIDESQLKKNMKGIRKNIENIFTNHESFLWQDKDDLAKNVILDNSKWYSDQNLIEFMSKIGRQFRMSTMLRKESVQSRLKSVEGMSYTEFSYQIFQAYDWLHLYNNYNCSIQIGGHDQLGNTIAGYELITSLSKQPQVYGLTVPLVTTSSGEKLGKSAGNAIWLDSRKTSPFNFYQHFINVADADVLKYLKLFTFLPQNEIDDLMKAQGKNPESRAAQRKLAEQVTLLVHGENGLKLAELSTDILYNQSTEALFALSKDELKKIFNSSPIVSITLEQGLTVLDLVEQAKCFSRPVDAYRTISEGGLYINHQKVTDQAELLIPGQHILPSGITLIRIGKKNRYYVVEWLMF